CACCGATGTGCAGAACGACCTGCACGGATCCGCCTCGGGCGCGCACCTGCCCAGCATCCGTCTGGCGAACCCGCTCGACGGGCAGGCTCCGTACCTGCGTCGATCGCTCATCCCGGGCCTGCTGCAGACCGCGCACCGCAACATCTCGCGGGGTCTCACCGACCTCGCGATCTTCGAGACGGGTGTCGTCTTCCTGCCGGAGCCCGGAGTGGATTACGGCACGGAAGACGTGCCGCCGCTGGGCGAGCGTCCGTCCGACGAGACCCTCGCGCAGTTGAACGCCTCCATCCCGCCGCAGCACCGGTTCATCTCGGCGCTGCTGACCGGTAACGTCGCCCCGCGCCAGCCCGGTCGCCCTGCCGAGGCCGCCGGGCTCGTCGAGGCGCTGGATGCCGTCCGCGTGATCGCGGCAGCGGCCGGCGTCGAGATCGACGTCGTGCAGGCCGAGCGTGCGGCACTCCACCCCGGACGCACAGGATCGCTCCTGGTCGCGGGCGAAGAGGTCGGCTACGTCGGCGAGCTGCACCCCGCCGTGGCCGAAGGGGCCGACCTCCCCGGGCGTGCGACCGTGTTCGAGCTCGATCTCGACCGCATCCTGTCGCTCGCCGGTGGTCGCGTCGTCGCGGCATCGCTGTCGACGTTCCCCGCCGCCACGCAGGACGTCTCGCTCACACTGCCCGCCGAAGTTCCGGCCGCAGATGTGCAGGCCGCCCTCGCCGAGGGAGCCGGTGCACTGTTGGAGTCGGTGCGTCTCGTGGACGACTATCGCGGAGACGGCGTGCCGGAGGGTTCCAAGAGCCTCACCTTCGCTCTGCGATTCCGCGCCGACGATCGCACCCTCACGGCGGCCGAGGCCACCGCGGCCAAGCTCGCGGGTGTCGACGTCGCCGCGCAGCGATTCGGAGCAGCGCTCCGCGACTGAGCGATGTGCTGTCCCGGAGGGGGCCCTCTGCCCTGAGCGGAGAGGGCTTCCCTCCCGCAGCGGTTGCTGGTGGCATGGAGCCATGACGAATGTTCTGATCCTCGGCGGGACGGGGTGGCTTTCCGGGCGGATCGCCCGGAGATGGCTCGAGTCCGGAGCGGCCGTGACATGTCTGGCCCGGGGCGAGCGCCTCGCGCCGGCAGGAGCGGTGCTCGTGACCGGCGACCGTGACGACCCTGGGATCTACGCCGCGCTCGCGCGGAAGGACTGGGATCACGTCGTCGACATCTCCTCTCAGGCCGCGCACGTCGTGGCAGCGGTCGAGGCTCTCGGAGACCGCACGGCGCGATGGACGTACGTGTCCTCCCTCTCGGTGTACGCCGATGACGCCACGGTCGGCGCCGATGAATCGGCGCCGCGGCATCCTGCCGCCCGCCCCGGCGACGAGTACGAGTACGGCCCGCAGAAGGCGGCGGCCGAAGACGCCGTCACGATGCTGGGGGATCGCGCGTTCATCGTGCGACCAGGACTCATCGTCGGGGACGGCGACCCCAGCGACCGCTTCGGGTACTGGGCTGCGGCATTCTCCCGAGCGGGGGAGGAGCCCGTGCTGCTGCCTCCGCTCGAGAGGCGCAGTGCGCAGGTGATCGACGTCGACGACGTGGCCGCCTACATCGTCGCCGCCACGCGGAGCGGGGTGGTCAACGCGATCGGGGACGAGCATCCCCTCGCCGAACTGCTGCAGACCGTGCGCGAGGAGGCAGGGCACACCGGGGAGACGGTGGTCGCCGACGAGGAGTGGCTGCGAGCACACGGCGTCGCGCACTGGGCCGGTCCGCTCTCGCTTCCGCTGTGGCTTCCTCCCGAGATGTCCGGCTTCATGACCCGCTCGAACAGCGCATTCCACGACAGCGGGGGACACCTGCGCCCCCTCGCCGACACCGCGCGACGCGTCGTCGCCGACGAACGGGTGCGCGGCGTGGACAGGGAGCGCCGGGCCGGACTCACGCGGGCGCAGGAGAAGGCTCTGCTGGCCGATCGCTAGACTGCGAGCAGTGACACGGGTGCCGCAATCCGCGGCTGAGAACAGACCCGTCGAACCTGATCTAGTTCGTACTAGCGAAGGGATGTCGCGATGAGCGATCTTCTGCGTCCTGAAACCACCCACGACCTCGCCGGCGATGCCGCGACCCTGCTGGGGGTGCTGCGAGAAGCGCCCCCGTTGACGCACTGCATCACCAACGCGGTCGTCACCGGGTTCACCGCCAACGTCCTGCTGGCTCTCGGTGCCGCTCCCGCCATGGTCGACATCGTCGATGAGGCGGGGATGTTCGCCGGCGTCGCCTCCGGGGTGCTGATCAACCTGGGGACACCCACGCCCGAACAGCGCGCGGCCACTCTGGAGGCCGTCGCCGGTGCCGTCGCGTCCGGCACACCCTGGGTGCTCGACCCGGTCGCGATCGGCGCGCTCCCGGTTCGTACCGCACTCGCCCATCAGCTCGTCGGGCACCGCCCCACCGCGATCCGCGGCAACGCCTCCGAGATCCTGGCCCTCGCGGGGCTGAGCGCGGGCGGTCGCGGGGTGGATGCCACCGACAGCACGGACTCCGCGGCCGATGCAGCCCTCTCGCTGGCTCGGAGCACGGGCGGCGTCGTCGCGGTCTCGGGGCCGGTCGACCTCATCACCGACGGGGAGCGGGTGCTGCGCGTGTCCAACGGTCACGAACTGCTGACCCGAGTGACCGGCGGAGGCTGCGCTCTCGGTGCGGTAATGGCCGCCTTCCTCGGAGCGGCCAGCGCGACGACGCATGACGCGCTCAGTGCCGTGGCCTCGGCGAGCCTGGTCTACACGATCGCGGCGGAACGAGCGGCGGCGGTATCGGCAGGGCCCGGCAGCTTCGCCGTCGCCCTGCTGGATGCGCTCGCCGCGGTGAGCGCCGACGACATCCGAGCCGCTGCACGCGTCGAAGGCGGTGCCCTGTGAACGCCGATCTCTCGCTCTACCTCGTCACGGACGCGGCGCTCTGCGGAGACCGTGGCGTCGTCGAGACCGTCCGCCGCGCGGTCGACGGCGGCGTGCGCATCGTGCAGCTTCGCGACAAGGACGCGACCGACGCCGAGACGGTCGATCAGCTGCTGGCACTGTCGCAGGCGATCGACGGCCGCGCTCTTCTGGTCGTGAACGATCGGTTGGATGCCGCCGTGGCCGCTCGCGAGCGCGGCGCACGGGTCGACGGCGTGCATCTCGGACAGGGTGATGCCTCGGTGCTGCGTGCACGCGAGGTACTCGGACCGGAGGCTCTGATCGGCCTCACCGCGAACAGCCCGGCGCACCTCGACGCGGTCGAGGCTCTGCCCTCCGGCACGGTCGACTACCTGGGCGTCGGGGTGATCCGTCCGACCACCACCAAACCGGATCACCCTGCCCCTCTCGGCGTGGAGGGCTTTCGCGGTCTCGTGTCGCGAAGCGCGCTGCCGTGCGTGGCGATCGGCGGGGTCGGCATGGATGACACCGAGGCCCTTCGTGAGGCCGGTGCGGCGGGGCTCGCCGTGGTCTCGGCGCTGTGTGCCGCCGACGATCCCGCCACCACCGCCCGGCAGTTCCGGCGACGCTGGCTCAGCGGCTCCGTCCCGAGGGTGCTCAGCATCGCCGGAAGCGACCCCTCGGGAGGCGCGGGCGTCCAGGCCGACCTCAAGTCCATCGCCGCCAACGGCGGATACGGCATGGCCGTGCTCACGGCGCTGACCGCGCAGAACACGCGGGGAGTGCGAGCGGTGCACGTTCCGCCCGTGGAGTTCCTCCGCGCGCAGCTCGACGCGGTCTCGGACGACATCGTGATCGATGCCGTGAAGATCGGGATGCTGGCCGACGCCGACGTCATCCGCGCGGTGGGAGCCTGGCTCGACGCTGTGCGTCCGCCCGTCGTCGTGCTCGATCCCGTGATGGTGGCGACCTCGGGGGACCGACTGCTGGATCCGGACGCCGAACGGGCGCTGCGCGATCTCCTCGCACTGTCGACGCTCGTGACCCCGAACCTCGCCGAGCTGGCGGTGCTCGCCGGGCGCGACCTCGCCGACTGGAACGACGCGATCTCCGCGGCCGAGCAGCTCTCCGCCGAGGTGGGAGCAGCCGTGCTCGTCAAGGGTGGCC
This DNA window, taken from Microbacterium maritypicum, encodes the following:
- a CDS encoding NAD-dependent epimerase/dehydratase family protein, whose amino-acid sequence is MTNVLILGGTGWLSGRIARRWLESGAAVTCLARGERLAPAGAVLVTGDRDDPGIYAALARKDWDHVVDISSQAAHVVAAVEALGDRTARWTYVSSLSVYADDATVGADESAPRHPAARPGDEYEYGPQKAAAEDAVTMLGDRAFIVRPGLIVGDGDPSDRFGYWAAAFSRAGEEPVLLPPLERRSAQVIDVDDVAAYIVAATRSGVVNAIGDEHPLAELLQTVREEAGHTGETVVADEEWLRAHGVAHWAGPLSLPLWLPPEMSGFMTRSNSAFHDSGGHLRPLADTARRVVADERVRGVDRERRAGLTRAQEKALLADR
- the thiM gene encoding hydroxyethylthiazole kinase, encoding MSDLLRPETTHDLAGDAATLLGVLREAPPLTHCITNAVVTGFTANVLLALGAAPAMVDIVDEAGMFAGVASGVLINLGTPTPEQRAATLEAVAGAVASGTPWVLDPVAIGALPVRTALAHQLVGHRPTAIRGNASEILALAGLSAGGRGVDATDSTDSAADAALSLARSTGGVVAVSGPVDLITDGERVLRVSNGHELLTRVTGGGCALGAVMAAFLGAASATTHDALSAVASASLVYTIAAERAAAVSAGPGSFAVALLDALAAVSADDIRAAARVEGGAL
- a CDS encoding bifunctional hydroxymethylpyrimidine kinase/phosphomethylpyrimidine kinase; translation: MNADLSLYLVTDAALCGDRGVVETVRRAVDGGVRIVQLRDKDATDAETVDQLLALSQAIDGRALLVVNDRLDAAVAARERGARVDGVHLGQGDASVLRAREVLGPEALIGLTANSPAHLDAVEALPSGTVDYLGVGVIRPTTTKPDHPAPLGVEGFRGLVSRSALPCVAIGGVGMDDTEALREAGAAGLAVVSALCAADDPATTARQFRRRWLSGSVPRVLSIAGSDPSGGAGVQADLKSIAANGGYGMAVLTALTAQNTRGVRAVHVPPVEFLRAQLDAVSDDIVIDAVKIGMLADADVIRAVGAWLDAVRPPVVVLDPVMVATSGDRLLDPDAERALRDLLALSTLVTPNLAELAVLAGRDLADWNDAISAAEQLSAEVGAAVLVKGGHLPGDEAPDALVDARRGLRQEFIAPRIPTRNTHGTGCSLSSALATLLARGEEPGDAVSAARDWLRESLRAGDALRVGRGHGPINHFAGLWERGGAETRPAAGEVATEWWRGIAAIRTGIAELPFIRALADGTLERAPFLFYLAQDALYLREYARVLAEAARLAPTSDEQAFWADSARGSIVGELELHASWLTPSHGVSAATFAAEPAPATTAYLDHLRSVAFGGDYAEIIAAVLPCFWLYTDLGRRLHAGEFGEYARDAGHPYASWLATYADPAFEEATRTAIAYVADAAAQADPGTRARMRRAFEASSAHELAFFAAPMEPQRLR